From bacterium, the proteins below share one genomic window:
- a CDS encoding nucleotidyltransferase domain-containing protein: MSPIHTDEAEGVMEMGEETFVPARERQRRRAVELRGKLLAALPRLVARRPELVVLFGSVARGRAFDDSDIDVLVVLEGVEGNPPERALVVWKILDVHEVVNAFVLTPEEFARAREESPLVRTALAEGEVLYDARDA; the protein is encoded by the coding sequence TTGAGCCCGATTCACACGGATGAAGCCGAAGGTGTGATGGAGATGGGCGAGGAGACTTTCGTCCCGGCGAGGGAGCGTCAGCGGCGGCGGGCAGTGGAGCTCCGCGGGAAGCTGCTGGCGGCCCTGCCGCGCCTCGTGGCCCGACGGCCGGAGCTGGTGGTCCTCTTCGGCAGCGTCGCCCGGGGGCGGGCCTTCGACGACTCCGACATCGACGTCCTGGTGGTGCTGGAAGGGGTCGAGGGGAACCCGCCGGAGAGGGCCCTGGTCGTCTGGAAAATCCTCGACGTCCACGAGGTGGTCAACGCCTTCGTGCTCACGCCGGAGGAGTTCGCCCGGGCGCGGGAGGAAAGCCCCCTGGTGCGGACCGCCCTCGCGGAGGGGGAGGTTTTATACGATGCGCGAGATGCCTGA
- a CDS encoding HEPN domain-containing protein → MREMPEERGRYWLKEAESNMSLARLVAEREYYSFACFHAQQAAEMALKAFLAFRGEVDMRTHSLHRLLAVVGRYDDEASRLDESGRALEEYYTATRYPNGIGTGAPSDYFNERQSREALAAAGEVLGFVKERI, encoded by the coding sequence ATGCGCGAGATGCCTGAAGAGAGAGGCCGATACTGGCTGAAAGAGGCGGAGAGTAACATGTCGCTGGCGCGGTTGGTCGCCGAAAGGGAGTATTACTCCTTCGCCTGTTTCCATGCCCAGCAGGCGGCGGAGATGGCCCTGAAGGCTTTTTTGGCGTTTCGGGGCGAGGTTGACATGCGCACGCATTCGCTGCACCGGTTGCTCGCCGTCGTGGGTAGGTACGATGATGAAGCGTCCCGTCTGGATGAATCGGGCCGGGCGTTGGAGGAATACTACACGGCCACCCGCTACCCCAACGGCATCGGCACCGGGGCGCCCAGCGACTACTTCAACGAGCGCCAGTCCCGCGAGGCCCTCGCGGCGGCCGGCGAGGTGCTCGGCTTCGTCAAGGAACGGATTTAA